The sequence TgcagcacaagaataagttgcAAACATTATAACTGAGCATTCACTCTCACCAGCTCCAAATAATTGAGTGATTGTACCTGTTACATTCATAAAATGGCAAGAAAACTCATTTAAATCAAGAGAATCATTCATCAGTGCACCATATCATatcatttaaatatgattaGTCATATTTAGATGATAATTAAGTCGACCTTAATCAAGAATtcataagaaaatttataaacaaatgttTAGTCTAAGGAGGTAAGATACACATTCATTGCTTTCtgtataaaattaatctaattttaatatcGAAATACCTTCTACAGATAAGATCCAAACGGTTTAGACAAAACAAATGCTATTTttacttaacaaaatttgtattttagacAACACATTATATATCAAGACATTCACTTCACACTTGAAACAATTAGGTTTTGGCATAAAATGGTTTAGTTTTAATGGAGAACTTACTGAGTGCTACTGCAGGAGGAACTGCAAACTGAAGAAGCAGAAGAAATTGGTACAATGGATCATGGTGGATGAACCCTAAACGAATAGCTCCTTTAATTATGCCTACACCAATTCCTGGTAAGACAATACATCTCATCACACTGATTCCAACAACTAATGCAAATTGCTTTCCAAGTCCATTCAAACCtgatcatcaacaacaataTCCACTTTTAGGATCATATATCTATAAGTTGAAacttctatataaaaaataatcaaaatatttttcatccaaataatatacttaaatataattaaaatttacccATATGTTAttcaagtaattttttaatccatataTACTATTtagatgaaagaaaataaaaaaaaaaagtaaatttgttaaaatttttaaaattttagttgaaACAAATCAGATTTATTTTTAGTGAACAACTCAATCAGAAAAGAATCCCAACATTTCAAACACACTCAACTCAGATGgattaattgtaataaaaaaaaatatttacctttGATAAGATTGGCTCCAACCAACAAAGTCATTACTGGAATGCAAGCATAcctaaaaataagagaaaacaaaagtttgctttcatgtaaatttgtttttcttcactCAGAATTTCactatataaacaaatataaattaaaaattaaattttaaatctaactcaattacacaatataacttataaaataaaatttacattatagcttatattttaatatgaaatttttaataataaatttaaaaaaaaaaaaaacacttaccCCACCATCATTATTGAGTCCTGAACCACATGGAGAGGAGCTTTATCTCCAATTAGAAGTCTTCGAAATTGAGGAACTATACCAATTATTAAACCAACAATCTGCATgcaaaacaaatcaaaaacaaaattaacaactAATAAGGTTTAATATTGTAATCAAACACAATTAAGAACACATTACTTACAGTTCCAATTGTGGAGGGTGTGAATAGAATCTTCAGCTTCATTTTCTTCACCaatgttttcacttgttccatCATCATTTCCCCTTTTTGTGTCtgtaaaaaatgtgttaaaaatcacacatcgactaaaaataagactaatttataatatataatggaGGTATATACCTCTTCTGTTTTTTCATGATCAGAGTTTGTACAGTAAATTTCAAAGTTCTCGAAATGATCTTGAGATTGTGATTTATCACCAACAACACTAACAAAAGGTGATCCTGTTGAACATGTTGAAGGTTTTTCTGGATCAGTTTTTGTTATGGACATTGGATTCTCCATGGAATTTTCTGCAATTTTGGCTTCGTTGCAAAATTTTGATGCATATATTCGAACAAGGTGATATGCATAAGACCAGGTGTAAACTGATCCtaactgaaaaaacaaaaatatagttaaagTTTAAATAGTTATAAAGCTTAAAGNNNNNNNNNNNNNNNNNNNNNNNNNNNNNNNNNNNNNNNNNNNNNNNNNNNNNNNNNNNNNNNNNNNNNNNNNNNNNNNNNNNNNNNNNNNNNNNNNNNNNNNNNNNNNNNNNNNNNNNNNNNNNNNNNNNNNNNNNNNNNNNNNNNNNNNNNNNNNNNNNNNNNNNNNNNNNNNNNNNNNNNNNNNNNNNNNNNNNNNNNNNNNNNNNNNNNNNNNNNNNNNNNNNNNNNNNNNNNNNNNNNNNNNNNNNNNNNNNNNNNNNNNNNNNNNNNNNNNNNNNNNNNNNNNNNNNNNNNNNNNNNNNNNNNNNNNNNNNNNNNNNNNNN is a genomic window of Vigna radiata var. radiata cultivar VC1973A unplaced genomic scaffold, Vradiata_ver6 scaffold_839, whole genome shotgun sequence containing:
- the LOC106752926 gene encoding protein PIN-LIKES 3-like; protein product: LGSVYTWSYAYHLVRIYASKFCNEAKIAENSMENPMSITKTDPEKPSTCSTGSPFVSVVGDKSQSQDHFENFEIYCTNSDHEKTEETQKGEMMMEQVKTLVKKMKLKILFTPSTIGTIVGLIIGIVPQFRRLLIGDKAPLHVVQDSIMMVGYACIPVMTLLVGANLIKGLNGLGKQFALVVGISVMRCIVLPGIGVGIIKGAIRLGFIHHDPLYQFLLLLQFAVPPAVALSTITQLFGAGESECSVIMFATYSC